The stretch of DNA cacacacacactcattcCGTAAATGAGCACTAACCGGATCCAATactttctccccccccccttcttaATAAAGTCACTCCACTGCACGAGCCTGTATTACACGACCGCATCTATGGGACGGGCATCGTCACCAACATTCACttacaaaaacaacacacacaaaaaaaaaattaaaaaaagagtcgTGCCTCAATAATCTTCCAACAcctcttccccccttcaGTCACTGCCGTACGAAATGTATTATAGAACACCTGAAAGAACAGAGCAGAAACCCTCAACATCAACTCTGCatgtatatacatgtatgtatatgaATACGTACATTtgcgtatgtgtatgtgtttatgCGTATCTCTCTCCtctctccttcccccttccctcaccttccttctccctttccgtATAAAATTCAAGTAACAGCATGGACAGtttgaagagagagagaaattaTATGGAAGACCTTGTTTTCAAAAATGCCTTAGCCATGGGGATCGCCACCTTCGATAccgcaacaaaaatatgttgcttttctttcggGCAACGTTCGATTATCTCATCAATCGGCAGCCATTCCACATGGGAGAACTCCTGCTTTGCAACACTTCCCTTTGGTGGCACTAAACGGACCCTTTGAATAGTGCTGGAGGGcgtgtaaaataaaaaaagtcGTTGCTGTTGGCCCACGTATCCAAAATGACGCAAATTTGCACCTTCATGGAGTATGTAACGAAACTCGTGTGGATCCCCACTTGGCGGCATAATTTCACCAATAAGTCGTAAATCCTCTGGAAAAAGTCCGACCTCCTCATGCACTTCACGATATGCTGCTCGAATAATATCGGCATCCCCTTCCTCAACACCGCCCTGTACAAATTGGAACTTATCCTCATGAATTCGCTGGCAGGCGAGAAAGTTAAGATCTTCGTTGAATATTACCACACATACATT from Trypanosoma brucei brucei TREU927 chromosome 5, complete sequence encodes:
- a CDS encoding NUDIX hydrolase, conserved (similar to (Di)nucleoside polyphosphate hydrolase (EC 3.6.1.-) (Ap4Apyrophosphatase) (Invasion protein A) (Invasion associated locusprotein A). (Swiss-Prot:P35640) [Bartonella bacilliformis;]), with the translated sequence MYRKNVCVVIFNEDLNFLACQRIHEDKFQFVQGGVEEGDADIIRAAYREVHEEVGLFPEDLRLIGEIMPPSGDPHEFRYILHEGANLRHFGYVGQQQRLFLFYTPSSTIQRVRLVPPKGSVAKQEFSHVEWLPIDEIIERCPKEKQHIFVAVSKVAIPMAKAFLKTRSSI